Proteins from a genomic interval of Rhodothermales bacterium:
- a CDS encoding M20/M25/M40 family metallo-hydrolase, protein MKPLAVLLTGLLVLPAAGQSSERLAEIAADAADWALFRELLSIPNDAHYHEHVERNVAWMQAAFQQRDFKTSVLDTGGPPLVLAERASPRPDDPTVLIYLQIDGQPVDSTEWFQPSPYDPVLKDGDTIIPWERLGGMIDPDWRIYARSASDAKGPVGMFLSALDAAAEHGLEQTHHIKVIMDFEEELGSPHLPPAVETYREELAADMLIIYDGPRHPSNVPSLTFGARGIATITLTVFGPKVAQHSGHWGNYVPNPAVRLSQLIASMKDPAGRVTIPGFYDGVELDQATRDILAQVPDDEPAIRASMGIAAPDGIASTYQESIQYPSLNVRGLASAWVGDRVRTIIPPTATAEIDVRIVPETDPVRLIALILTHIQEQGFHVVTDREPSDAERATHDRIVRMDHAIAYQAFRTPYGSRVGRWLTGAMQRAFDRDPVRKRMSGGSIPISPFVTTLGIPAVTVPTVNADNNQHSPNENIRVGNYIDGIRTFLAILTEPIDP, encoded by the coding sequence ATGAAGCCCCTCGCTGTCCTCCTCACCGGTCTGCTGGTGCTCCCGGCCGCAGGTCAGTCCTCTGAACGGCTGGCTGAGATTGCTGCTGATGCCGCGGACTGGGCGCTCTTTAGGGAACTGCTCAGCATCCCCAATGACGCGCACTATCACGAGCATGTAGAGCGCAACGTGGCCTGGATGCAGGCCGCTTTTCAGCAGCGCGACTTCAAGACCAGCGTGCTCGACACCGGAGGGCCGCCCCTGGTTCTGGCGGAGCGCGCGTCGCCACGACCGGACGATCCCACGGTGCTCATTTACCTGCAGATCGACGGCCAGCCGGTCGATTCCACCGAGTGGTTCCAGCCGTCTCCCTACGACCCGGTGCTGAAGGACGGGGACACCATCATCCCCTGGGAGCGGCTCGGGGGTATGATCGATCCCGATTGGCGCATCTACGCGCGCTCGGCCAGCGACGCCAAGGGACCTGTGGGCATGTTTCTCTCTGCGCTGGACGCGGCCGCCGAGCACGGCCTGGAGCAGACACACCACATCAAGGTGATCATGGACTTCGAGGAGGAGCTGGGTTCGCCCCATCTGCCGCCTGCCGTGGAAACGTACCGCGAGGAGTTGGCCGCGGACATGCTGATCATTTATGACGGGCCTCGGCACCCGTCGAATGTGCCCAGCCTGACGTTCGGGGCCCGGGGCATCGCCACCATAACCCTCACCGTGTTCGGTCCGAAAGTGGCCCAACACTCGGGCCATTGGGGCAACTACGTGCCGAATCCGGCTGTGCGGTTGTCCCAGTTGATCGCTTCGATGAAGGACCCCGCCGGTCGTGTAACGATACCCGGCTTTTACGATGGGGTCGAACTGGACCAGGCCACGCGCGATATCCTCGCGCAGGTCCCGGACGATGAACCCGCCATCCGGGCCTCCATGGGCATCGCTGCTCCGGACGGCATCGCCTCCACCTATCAGGAGTCCATCCAGTACCCGAGCCTGAACGTTCGCGGCCTGGCCTCGGCGTGGGTCGGCGACCGGGTACGTACGATCATTCCACCAACGGCGACGGCGGAGATCGACGTGCGCATTGTGCCGGAAACTGACCCGGTGCGGCTGATTGCGCTGATCCTCACGCACATCCAGGAGCAGGGATTCCATGTGGTCACGGACCGTGAGCCGAGCGATGCGGAGCGGGCAACCCATGACCGCATCGTCCGCATGGACCACGCGATTGCCTATCAGGCCTTCCGTACTCCCTACGGCAGTCGAGTGGGCAGATGGCTGACAGGTGCCATGCAGCGGGCCTTTGACCGGGATCCAGTGCGAAAACGCATGTCGGGCGGGTCGATTCCGATCTCTCCCTTTGTGACGACGCTCGGCATCCCGGCGGTGACGGTTCCGACGGTGAACGCCGACAACAACCAGCACTCGCCCAACGAGAACATCCGGGTGGGCAACTACATCGATGGCATCCGCACTTTCCTGGCCATCCTTACAGAGCCGATAGACCCGTGA
- a CDS encoding serine hydrolase, which produces MRRLLLAALMLPLTAQAQQEESYDYFKFNRDMIQQGVQAILTCNGLFTSDRDIGQVYDRELKYLRNPIGTARGGDYSVDYERRAVTIGVPGGVPPMRAAFREGIGCVIMAPDQTYEDIPSLPELTLPYPDFDPATTPWPNGNLVISEPLHAGIDAAALEAASDWAFDRASDEQTTISLLIVHEGKIVHERYRDGFDMGTRTRTWSTAKSIASTLIGMLVDEGALTLDGPLNLPWLPRAASPETDPRHRVTLRDLMHMSSGLYPVDSRGMEYATGSGLSYWAGASSVNGALDRALIREPGTFWDYENYDTILAVLAMKQALGDDQAYLEFPRRRLLDKIGMRNTLLSTDRFGDFIMSSQIYTNARDLARFGLLYANDGVWDGERLISEDWIEFVRTPAPASARRGNDYGGQFWLVPDRRDDVPKDAYSTAGNRGQFVIIVPSHDLVIVRRGLDYGRQGFNRWDLTREVLKAFEPAGDTD; this is translated from the coding sequence ATGCGCCGCCTGCTTCTCGCCGCCCTCATGCTCCCGCTGACCGCCCAGGCGCAGCAGGAGGAGTCCTACGACTACTTCAAGTTCAATCGGGACATGATTCAGCAGGGCGTACAGGCCATTCTGACGTGCAACGGCCTGTTTACGTCCGATAGGGACATCGGCCAGGTGTACGATCGCGAGTTGAAGTACCTGCGCAACCCCATCGGCACTGCCCGCGGCGGCGACTACTCCGTGGACTATGAACGGCGCGCCGTAACCATCGGCGTGCCGGGCGGCGTGCCGCCGATGCGGGCCGCATTCCGGGAAGGCATCGGATGCGTCATCATGGCACCCGACCAGACTTACGAAGACATCCCGTCCCTGCCGGAGCTGACGTTGCCCTACCCGGACTTCGACCCGGCCACCACGCCCTGGCCAAACGGCAACCTCGTGATCAGTGAGCCCCTCCATGCGGGCATCGATGCAGCTGCGCTGGAGGCTGCGTCAGACTGGGCGTTCGACCGCGCCAGCGACGAGCAAACGACGATCAGCCTGCTGATCGTGCACGAGGGGAAAATCGTGCACGAGCGGTACCGGGACGGCTTCGACATGGGTACGCGAACCCGGACCTGGTCTACGGCAAAGAGTATTGCGTCGACGTTGATCGGCATGCTGGTTGATGAGGGCGCGCTCACGCTGGACGGCCCCCTCAACCTTCCCTGGTTGCCGCGGGCCGCATCGCCCGAAACAGACCCGAGACATCGCGTCACGCTGCGGGACCTGATGCACATGTCCAGTGGTCTGTATCCCGTGGACAGCCGCGGGATGGAATACGCCACCGGTTCCGGTTTGTCCTATTGGGCCGGGGCATCGAGCGTCAACGGTGCACTTGACCGCGCTTTGATCCGCGAGCCAGGCACGTTCTGGGACTACGAGAACTACGACACCATTCTGGCCGTGCTCGCAATGAAGCAGGCGCTGGGTGATGACCAGGCGTATCTCGAGTTTCCCCGGCGCAGGCTGCTGGACAAGATCGGGATGCGCAACACGCTGCTGTCCACGGATCGATTCGGTGACTTCATCATGAGCAGTCAGATCTACACGAATGCCAGGGATCTCGCTCGTTTTGGATTGCTCTATGCCAACGACGGCGTCTGGGACGGCGAGCGCCTCATCTCGGAGGATTGGATCGAGTTTGTGCGCACCCCCGCCCCGGCTTCCGCGCGGCGAGGCAACGACTACGGCGGGCAGTTCTGGCTAGTGCCGGACCGCCGCGACGACGTTCCGAAGGATGCCTACTCCACCGCCGGCAACCGCGGCCAGTTCGTCATCATCGTGCCAAGCCATGACCTGGTTATCGTGCGGCGTGGGCTCGACTATGGTCGGCAGGGATTCAATCGATGGGACCTGACGCGTGAGGTCCTGAAGGCTTTCGAACCCGCGGGGGATACCGACTAG
- a CDS encoding TetR/AcrR family transcriptional regulator, protein MVRHYHTVAYGEHTEPYGIGCVAFEKPVADRKDWIDAALVALLEHGSPNVKVERLARRLGVTKGSFYWHFKDREDLLRQTAVEWHADQLSHLKRLESRAYESAADRLQQLIAFTTSKDGTPDVAMRLWARQARWVNELVAEIDRLRLAYCIDVFQSLGFTGDQAHLRANMVYYYQVAGQTVSHKDPVDVRRRLDALRVSMLAPGSA, encoded by the coding sequence ATGGTCAGACACTACCATACGGTAGCGTATGGCGAACATACGGAACCGTATGGAATCGGTTGCGTAGCGTTCGAAAAGCCTGTGGCCGACCGCAAGGACTGGATTGACGCCGCGCTGGTTGCGCTGTTGGAGCATGGATCTCCGAACGTAAAGGTCGAGCGCTTGGCCCGGCGCCTTGGGGTCACCAAAGGAAGCTTCTACTGGCACTTCAAGGATCGCGAAGATCTTCTGCGGCAGACTGCGGTGGAGTGGCACGCGGATCAGCTCTCGCATCTGAAGCGCTTGGAGTCGAGGGCGTACGAGTCAGCCGCGGATCGTCTCCAACAGTTGATCGCATTCACAACCTCCAAGGATGGAACTCCTGATGTGGCGATGCGCTTATGGGCGCGACAGGCTCGCTGGGTGAACGAACTCGTCGCCGAGATCGATCGCTTGCGGCTTGCCTACTGCATCGACGTATTCCAATCGCTGGGTTTCACTGGAGACCAGGCTCACCTGCGCGCAAACATGGTCTATTATTATCAGGTAGCCGGCCAGACGGTCTCGCACAAAGACCCGGTCGACGTGCGTCGCAGGCTGGACGCCCTGAGAGTCTCCATGCTCGCTCCAGGCTCGGCATGA
- a CDS encoding rhodanese-related sulfurtransferase, with translation MVISALYRFARLDGLAELKSRIQGAMEEHGVKGTILLAEEGINGTIAGTRTGVDAVLGVIRADPRLAAVEHKESYAEEIPFRRARVRLKKEIVTLGVPGVDPTLCVGRYVDAAQWNALISDPEVLLIDTRNRYEVQMGTFEGAVDPDTTSFREFPDYVSEHLDPRRHRKVAMFCTGGIRCEKATSYLLEQGFEEVYHLKGGILKYLEEVPEEGSLWRGECFVFDERVGVNHALEPGSYDMCRACRMPLSEAETASPMFEEGVSCPYCHDDRSDEDRDRYRERQRQMMLAEQRGVEHLGATFTSSES, from the coding sequence ATGGTCATTTCTGCTCTTTATCGGTTCGCGCGGCTGGACGGCCTGGCGGAGCTGAAGTCGCGCATCCAGGGTGCGATGGAGGAGCACGGGGTGAAGGGTACCATCCTGTTGGCCGAAGAGGGGATCAACGGGACGATCGCGGGTACTCGAACGGGCGTGGACGCGGTGCTGGGAGTGATCCGGGCGGATCCGCGTCTCGCCGCTGTCGAACACAAGGAATCCTACGCCGAGGAGATTCCGTTCCGACGGGCCCGGGTTCGACTCAAGAAGGAGATCGTCACACTGGGGGTGCCGGGAGTGGATCCTACGTTGTGTGTGGGTCGGTACGTCGACGCCGCACAATGGAATGCGCTGATCTCGGATCCGGAGGTCCTGCTCATCGACACCCGCAATCGCTACGAGGTGCAGATGGGCACCTTCGAGGGCGCGGTTGACCCGGACACGACATCCTTCAGGGAATTCCCGGACTACGTGTCCGAGCACCTCGATCCGCGGCGACACCGCAAAGTGGCCATGTTTTGCACCGGCGGCATTCGCTGCGAGAAGGCCACCTCCTATCTGCTGGAACAGGGGTTCGAGGAGGTTTACCACCTCAAGGGCGGCATCCTCAAGTATCTCGAGGAAGTGCCGGAGGAAGGCTCACTCTGGCGTGGTGAGTGTTTTGTGTTCGATGAGCGGGTCGGCGTCAACCACGCGTTGGAGCCGGGTTCCTACGACATGTGCCGGGCCTGCCGCATGCCTTTGTCCGAGGCGGAGACCGCATCGCCCATGTTTGAGGAAGGGGTAAGCTGCCCGTACTGCCACGATGATCGCAGCGATGAGGACCGCGATCGCTACCGGGAGCGCCAGCGACAGATGATGCTGGCCGAGCAGCGCGGTGTGGAGCACCTCGGCGCCACGTTCACGTCGTCCGAAAGTTGA
- a CDS encoding GNAT family N-acetyltransferase, producing the protein MIENVTLEGANVRLEPLSLDHLDGLCEVGLQPGIWELTGRTIETRAQLLAYVEEALAGRDAGHMYPFATVLRGEDRVVGSSRFGNIALAHKRLEIGWTWVAPQWQRTFVNTEAKLLMLGYCFETLRLNRVELKTDALNLRSRRAMLGIGCTEEGTLRHHMVTGSGRLRDTVYYSILREEWPRSREILEARLRRN; encoded by the coding sequence GTGATCGAGAACGTCACGCTGGAAGGCGCAAACGTCCGTCTGGAGCCGCTCTCTCTGGACCACCTGGACGGGCTTTGCGAAGTCGGACTGCAGCCCGGCATCTGGGAATTGACCGGGCGGACCATCGAAACGCGAGCCCAGCTTCTCGCTTATGTGGAGGAGGCACTGGCCGGGCGGGACGCAGGTCACATGTACCCGTTCGCCACCGTGCTGAGGGGTGAGGATCGTGTGGTCGGTTCGTCGCGATTCGGCAACATCGCCCTGGCGCACAAGCGTCTTGAGATCGGCTGGACGTGGGTGGCTCCACAGTGGCAGCGCACCTTTGTAAACACAGAGGCAAAACTTCTGATGCTCGGCTACTGCTTCGAGACGCTGAGGCTCAATCGGGTGGAACTGAAGACCGATGCGCTCAATCTCCGGTCGCGACGCGCGATGCTGGGCATTGGATGCACGGAGGAAGGCACGCTGCGGCACCACATGGTCACCGGGTCCGGCAGGCTTCGAGACACTGTGTACTACAGCATTCTCAGAGAGGAGTGGCCGCGCAGCCGCGAGATTCTGGAGGCGCGGCTCAGGAGGAACTGA
- a CDS encoding isoprenylcysteine carboxylmethyltransferase family protein has protein sequence MNALELKIPPVIVAGLAVGAAWLIRDLLPNLTLLRPNYFAIIPLLVFGAGFAVIGLYQFARARTTVDPHRPEKTNTLVTEGIYSVLRNPMYLGIFFFLAAIVVYLGNLAGVIVLPAFVAYMNRFQILPEERTLAEKFGEEYMLYVDRTRRWL, from the coding sequence ATGAACGCACTTGAACTGAAGATCCCCCCGGTCATCGTGGCCGGCCTGGCCGTTGGCGCGGCGTGGCTGATCCGTGACCTGCTCCCCAACCTGACGCTGCTCAGGCCCAACTACTTTGCCATCATTCCCCTCCTGGTGTTCGGGGCGGGGTTCGCGGTCATCGGCCTCTACCAGTTCGCCCGGGCCAGAACCACGGTCGATCCCCATCGCCCGGAGAAGACCAACACATTGGTGACGGAAGGCATCTACTCCGTGCTGCGGAATCCGATGTACCTCGGCATCTTCTTCTTTCTTGCAGCGATCGTGGTGTACCTGGGAAATCTGGCCGGCGTGATCGTGCTGCCGGCTTTCGTGGCCTACATGAATCGGTTCCAGATTCTGCCGGAGGAACGCACGTTGGCCGAGAAGTTCGGTGAGGAGTACATGCTTTACGTCGATCGCACCAGGCGTTGGCTGTAG
- a CDS encoding S9 family peptidase, translated as MRLLLLAAFLAAPAAAPAAAQQTPFGPEDVFDLEWASDVQISPDGQTVAYVRNGMSIMRDRREGRIWTVRADGSRHRKLTSGDQGESQPRWSPDGTRLAFVTGSDDGSEIHVWWADTGVVARLTQLERSPGSLAWSPDGSEIAFTMTVPAAEATLGVRMPAKPRGAEWAASPHVETRVYHEADGRGYIEPGYRHIFVVTADGGTPRQITTGDFNHGAPAWSTDGDALYFSANRGEDAVYQRRESEIYAVSLDGDITQLTDRFGPDSNPAVGDGRIVYTGFDDREQTFQNTNLYVMRPTGGRSRMMDGGDLSFSNPTWADGALFAQFDREGITHVGRFDQGDMQTVASNLGGTAVGRPYGGGNYSVSDDGTVAWTYSTGTHVSDVAVSTGDGLRLLTDLNSDLQAALNPVEAIWSESSFDGRRVQSWIVCPPDFDPTRKYPLLVENHGGPISNYGDRFSAEMQLYASAGYVVLYPNPRGSTSYGEEFANLLYHNYPGQDYDDVMSAVDDVIARGYIDEDRLYVTGGSAGGIMTAWIVGSTDRFAASVVAKPVMNWISKTLVADNWFGYYTYRYEGLPWEEPMNYWKFSPISKVGNITTPTMVLVGTDDRRTPVSESRQLYHALKWRQIDTALVTIPGASHNIAGKPSQLVSKVLYTLAWFEQYGGPPHAR; from the coding sequence ATGCGACTCCTGCTTCTCGCCGCTTTCCTGGCCGCCCCCGCAGCCGCCCCCGCGGCTGCCCAGCAAACTCCTTTCGGCCCTGAGGATGTCTTTGACCTGGAGTGGGCCTCCGACGTGCAGATTTCCCCGGACGGCCAGACGGTGGCCTACGTGCGCAACGGCATGTCCATCATGCGCGACCGCCGTGAAGGTCGCATCTGGACGGTTCGCGCGGACGGATCCCGGCATCGCAAGCTGACCTCGGGGGACCAGGGAGAGAGTCAACCACGCTGGAGTCCGGACGGAACCCGCTTGGCGTTCGTCACCGGCTCGGATGACGGCAGCGAAATACACGTCTGGTGGGCCGACACCGGCGTCGTCGCACGACTCACCCAATTGGAGCGCTCCCCGGGAAGCCTGGCCTGGTCACCGGACGGATCCGAGATCGCCTTCACCATGACCGTACCGGCCGCTGAGGCAACGCTGGGCGTGCGCATGCCGGCCAAACCGCGCGGAGCCGAGTGGGCCGCTTCCCCGCACGTGGAGACCCGCGTCTATCACGAGGCCGACGGCCGCGGCTACATCGAGCCCGGGTACCGTCACATTTTCGTGGTGACGGCGGACGGCGGCACGCCCCGGCAGATCACCACCGGCGATTTCAACCACGGCGCACCTGCGTGGTCGACAGACGGCGACGCCCTGTATTTCAGCGCCAACCGAGGTGAGGACGCCGTCTACCAGCGACGCGAATCGGAGATCTACGCGGTCAGCCTGGACGGCGACATCACGCAACTGACCGATCGGTTCGGCCCCGACTCGAATCCCGCCGTCGGCGACGGCCGCATCGTCTATACGGGGTTTGACGACAGGGAGCAGACGTTCCAGAACACCAACCTCTACGTCATGCGCCCGACCGGGGGACGCAGCCGCATGATGGACGGTGGCGACCTCTCCTTTTCCAACCCGACGTGGGCCGACGGCGCGTTGTTCGCCCAGTTCGACCGCGAGGGCATCACTCACGTGGGCCGATTCGACCAGGGAGACATGCAAACCGTGGCCTCGAACCTGGGCGGCACCGCTGTCGGTCGTCCCTACGGCGGAGGCAACTACAGCGTCTCCGATGACGGCACGGTCGCATGGACGTATTCGACGGGGACGCACGTCTCGGATGTGGCCGTCTCCACGGGCGATGGGCTCCGTCTGCTGACGGACCTGAACAGTGACCTGCAGGCCGCACTGAATCCGGTGGAGGCCATCTGGAGTGAGTCCAGCTTTGACGGCCGCCGCGTGCAGTCCTGGATCGTCTGTCCGCCGGACTTCGATCCCACCCGGAAGTATCCGCTGTTGGTGGAAAACCATGGTGGCCCGATCTCCAACTACGGGGACCGCTTCTCGGCAGAAATGCAGCTCTACGCCTCGGCGGGATATGTTGTCCTGTATCCGAACCCCCGTGGCTCCACGTCCTATGGCGAGGAATTCGCCAACCTGCTCTACCACAACTACCCGGGCCAGGACTACGACGACGTCATGAGCGCAGTCGACGACGTCATCGCCCGTGGATACATCGATGAGGATCGTCTGTACGTAACCGGTGGCAGCGCCGGCGGCATCATGACGGCCTGGATTGTCGGAAGTACCGACCGGTTTGCCGCATCCGTGGTCGCCAAGCCCGTCATGAATTGGATCTCCAAGACTCTGGTCGCGGACAACTGGTTTGGCTACTACACCTACCGGTATGAAGGGCTGCCCTGGGAGGAGCCCATGAACTACTGGAAGTTCTCCCCGATCTCCAAGGTGGGCAATATCACCACGCCGACCATGGTTCTCGTTGGGACCGATGACCGCCGCACGCCCGTCTCCGAATCCCGGCAGCTCTACCACGCCTTGAAATGGCGACAGATCGACACGGCGCTGGTAACAATTCCCGGGGCATCGCATAACATCGCCGGCAAACCGAGCCAACTGGTAAGCAAAGTGCTCTACACGCTGGCATGGTTTGAGCAATACGGAGGCCCGCCGCACGCCCGCTAA
- a CDS encoding GNAT family N-acetyltransferase, giving the protein MPELRVHRFEDFGEARRVLEPWMHTREALLGLPIGILRQLDSGSHVYEPPYLVAGVFSGDAVRGMAWRTPPYKLGLSEMPARAIPELARHVSATYPSGLPAVLGPEREAVLFGAAWQALTGAEPVVGLRQRLYQAVHVDMPSRLPEGRLRKAREDEWHTLLAWSNEFVKEAGLLPLHQDKRLRQMLDAGAVHVWEHGEACSMIAWVAPTDHGVRVAHVYTPPEKRGRGYASAATATLTRRLLEQYDFCTLYTDLSNPTSNGIYSKVGYRPVADVLDVNFRTT; this is encoded by the coding sequence GTGCCTGAGCTCCGCGTGCATCGCTTTGAGGATTTCGGCGAAGCCCGCCGGGTCCTGGAGCCGTGGATGCACACGCGGGAAGCGCTGCTTGGACTGCCCATCGGGATTCTCCGGCAGCTTGATTCCGGGAGTCACGTCTATGAGCCGCCCTACCTCGTAGCCGGCGTTTTTTCGGGCGATGCGGTCCGCGGCATGGCCTGGCGCACGCCCCCCTACAAGCTCGGCCTCTCCGAGATGCCGGCGAGAGCGATTCCCGAACTGGCCCGGCACGTGTCTGCCACCTACCCCTCCGGCCTTCCCGCGGTGCTGGGACCAGAGCGCGAGGCGGTGCTGTTCGGTGCGGCCTGGCAGGCCCTGACCGGGGCCGAACCTGTCGTCGGCCTGCGTCAGCGCCTGTACCAGGCTGTGCATGTGGACATGCCCTCCCGGCTGCCGGAAGGGAGGCTGCGCAAGGCTCGGGAAGACGAATGGCACACGCTGCTGGCCTGGAGCAATGAGTTCGTGAAAGAGGCGGGGCTGCTGCCTTTGCATCAGGACAAGCGCCTCCGACAGATGCTGGATGCAGGAGCGGTACATGTCTGGGAACATGGTGAGGCCTGCTCCATGATTGCCTGGGTTGCGCCAACCGACCACGGCGTGCGTGTGGCGCACGTCTACACGCCGCCCGAGAAACGCGGCCGAGGCTACGCTTCGGCAGCCACGGCAACCCTGACCAGGCGACTTCTGGAGCAGTACGACTTCTGCACGCTGTACACGGACCTTTCCAACCCGACGTCCAACGGCATTTACAGCAAAGTCGGCTACCGCCCGGTCGCGGACGTGCTCGATGTCAACTTTCGGACGACGTGA
- a CDS encoding uracil-DNA glycosylase family protein has translation MAVEAAYQELLVEVRACTVCAEHLPMGPRPVIRATTHAPILLVGQAPGRRVHESGIPFDDPSGDRLRDWLGVDRDTFYDPTRFAIVPMGFCYPGTGKSGDLPPRPECAATWRERVLAPLTNVHLTVIMGAYALKYHLPGPRQTLTRTVQSWEDYWPDRLPLPHPSPRNIRWFRSNPWFEAEVVPALRERVADLLGTRH, from the coding sequence TTGGCTGTAGAGGCGGCATACCAGGAACTGCTGGTCGAAGTGCGGGCCTGCACGGTATGCGCCGAGCATCTTCCGATGGGACCGAGGCCGGTGATTCGAGCCACGACCCATGCACCCATTCTGCTTGTGGGTCAGGCGCCCGGCCGCCGTGTGCACGAGTCGGGAATCCCGTTCGATGACCCGAGCGGAGATCGCCTGCGCGACTGGCTGGGCGTGGACCGGGACACGTTCTACGACCCCACCAGATTCGCCATTGTGCCGATGGGCTTCTGCTACCCGGGCACTGGCAAATCCGGGGACCTGCCACCGAGGCCGGAATGTGCAGCAACCTGGCGAGAGCGCGTGCTGGCTCCACTCACAAACGTACATTTGACGGTGATCATGGGCGCCTATGCGCTCAAGTACCACCTCCCGGGACCGCGGCAGACGCTGACCAGAACGGTACAGTCCTGGGAGGACTACTGGCCGGATCGCCTGCCTCTTCCCCATCCGAGCCCGCGCAACATCCGCTGGTTCCGGTCAAATCCGTGGTTTGAGGCCGAGGTCGTTCCCGCGCTTCGTGAGCGCGTAGCGGACCTCCTGGGTACTCGACATTGA